A stretch of the Glycine soja cultivar W05 chromosome 13, ASM419377v2, whole genome shotgun sequence genome encodes the following:
- the LOC114382537 gene encoding RINT1-like protein MAG2L isoform X1: MEPPPSHPLPRLPSTADLTPQHAAFLDQHFRTKRDLSRESSNLPLSSSLWQQCSELESRLLQYLTKRTISWISRSFSARSSLQQLSLALQSLSLCTSPQGIGSKRFRWVLSEEIPRLANEMNRIESLRCYLETAVQLEALVGDLEDAALFVIACHTGNMFSSKLLISPISEDAATKHDKLLQAIKAMSDIEEVLVGVVKFHPQWHCLLKSVDTRVDKILSALRPQALADHRALLISLGWPPKLISLKNGSDHITSLPNPLILMQEDKRRNYSQSFIALCALQHLQNRREERQLNSNLIKRDTQNIQLWAIDELVSPIASRMECHFTKWSEQPEYMFALAYKVTRDFISGIDDVLQPLIDKARLISCSAKDAWVSAMVQMLSGFLEKKVFRFLTERYKVKHLKPDVSSSWLHLVDLIIAFDKKMQSLLNLDTCFLAVPGSFEGLSRGVSVLSIFCNRPDWLKVWAKIEFKNAWKKLKPELIEEKAWITSKKCISGIDTEQEFLLLTVEDLKAPPIAEFFLKIIWEMIERCQTMPSSLSHAQFIRFTAGRFLWYFFKQLLFRFKATELCIDSSVDVAIVRVCGLINAARYIWIKLQEWSDVADFLEMKIVENDSSKPTQDDTMDNDCFFDEEIRSLSEMETNWLMEIIAVVLRQFEMLSWKYVQNNDSFEDDQDYTNPVEDVDLVVSNDFVEALDALDSWLHTVKISLNKKDFLDLWRSIAEGLDHYISCSIVRSENWFSKMGVYQFEADMQALIFIFQPYCARPQAFFPCINEILKLLKLKKEEVKLMQTFLSNNQNGSECLHLYGIYHLSVNQILQVLRYKIWVG, from the exons ATGGAGCCACCTCCTTCTCATCCTCTTCCCCGTTTGCCAAGCACCGCTGACCTCACGCCCCAACATGCGGCGTTTCTGGATCAGCACTTCCGAACCAAACGCGACCTATCTCGCGAATCTTCTAATCTCCCTCTCTCCTCCTCGCTCTGGCAACAGTGCTCCGAACTTGAGTCCCGCCTCCTCCAATATCTCACGAAACGCACCATTTCGTGGATCTCTCGCTCCTTCAGCGCCAGATCCTCGCTTCAGCAACTCTCCCTCGCACTCCAAAGTCTCTCCCTCTGCACTTCTCCac agGGGATTGGTTCGAAGAGGTTTCGGTGGGTGTTGAGTGAGGAGATTCCTCGATTGGCCAACGAAATGAACCGAATTGAGTCTCTTCGGTGTTATCTTG AGACTGCTGTACAGTTGGAAGCTCTGGTTGGGGATCTTGAAGATGCTGCTCTCTTTGTTATTGCTTGCCACACAGGGAATATGTTTTCGTCGAAGCTCTTGATTTCACCCATCTCTGAA GATGCTGCAACAAAACATGACAAGTTGCTTCAGGCCATAAAAGCCATGAGTGATATTGAAGAAGTATTGGTCGGTGTTGTGAAATTCCATCCTCAGTGGCATTGTCTTCTGAAGTCTGTTGACACTAGAGTAGATAAAATCTTATCTGCTCTCCGGCCACAAGCTCTTGCAGATCATCGGGCTCTTCTGATCTCTCTTGGGTGGCCACCAAAACTGATTTCATTGAAAAATGGAAGTGATCATATCACAAGCCTACCTAATCCATTAATTCTTATGCAAGAAGATAAGAGAAGAAATTACTCTCAAAGTTTTATAGCTCTTTGTGCTTTGCAGCATCTGCAAAATAGAAGGGAAGAAAGACAGCTTAATAGTAATCTTATAAAAAGAGACACGCAGAATATACAGCTTTGGGCCATTGATGAATTAGTGTCTCCTATTGCGTCAAGGATGGAATGCCATTTCACCAAATGGTCCGAGCAGCCAGAATATATGTTTGCTTTGGCGTATAAAGTTACCAGAGATTTTATTTCAGGAATAGATGATGTCTTGCAGCCTCTTATTGACAAGGCCAGGCTTATCAGTTGTAGTGCAAAGGATGCTTGGGTCTCTGCAATGGTCCAAATGCTTTCTGGCTTTCTAGAAAAGAAAGTTTTTCGGTTTCTCACTGAAAGATACAAAGTAAAGCATTTGAAGCCTGATGTATCGTCTTCATGGCTTCACCTTGTGGATCTTATCATTGCATTTGACAAAAAGATGCAATCCCTTCTCAATCTGGATACTTGTTTTTTGGCAGTTCCTGGGAGTTTTGAAGGGCTCTCAAGAGGCGTCTCAGTTCtatcaatattttgtaataGGCCTGATTGGCTGAAGGTCTGGGCAAAAATAGAGTTCAAAAATGCATGGAAGAAACTTAAACCTGAACTGATAGAGGAGAAAGCGTGGATTACTTCTAAGAAATGTATATCTGGGATTGACACTGAGCAGGAGTTTCTGCTATTGACTGTTGAGGATCTCAAAGCTCCACCTATTGCAgagttttttcttaaaattatttgggAAATGATTGAACGCTGCCAAACTATGCCATCCAGTTTATCACATGCACAATTTATTAGATTTACTGCAGGAAGATTCCTCTGGTATTTCTTTAAGCAATTACTTTTTCGGTTCAAGGCAACTGAATTGTGCATTGATAGTTCTGTTGATGTTGCCATAGTTAGAGTGTGTGGATTAATAAATGCTGCCAGATATATTTGGATTAAATTGCAAGAATGGAGTGATGTTGCGGACTTTTTGGAGATGAAAATTGTTGAAAATGATTCTAGCAAGCCCACACAAGATGATACAATGGATAATGACTGTTTTTTTGACGAAGAAATAAGAAGCTTGTCTGAAATGGAAACCAACTGGCTTATGGAAATTATAGCAGTTGTTCTTCGACAGTTTGAAATGCTATCTTGGAAGTATGTTCAAAACAATGATAGTTTTGAGGATGACCAAGATTATACAAATCCAGTAGAGGATGTTGATTTAGTAGTCTCCAATGATTTTGTTGAAGCTTTAGATGCTTTAGATAGTTGGCTTCATACTGTGAAGATAAGTCTCAATAAAAAGGATTTCTTGGATTTGTGGAGAAGCATTGCTGAGGGGCTAGATCATTACATTTCATGCAGCATCGTCAGAAGTGAGAATTGGTTCTCTAAGATGGGCGTCTATCAATTTGAAGCTGATATGCAAgcactaatttttatatttcagcCTTATTGTGCTCGCCCACAAGCATTTTTTCCTTGTATTAATGAGATTCTTAAGCTTTTGAAACTgaaaaaagaagaggtaaagctAATGCAAACATTTTTGTCCAACAATCAAAATGGATCAGAGTGTTTGCATCTTTATGGAATTTATCATCTATCAGTTaatcaaattcttcaagttcTTAGATACAAAATTTGGGTTGGTTGA
- the LOC114382537 gene encoding RINT1-like protein MAG2L isoform X2: protein MFSSKLLISPISEDAATKHDKLLQAIKAMSDIEEVLVGVVKFHPQWHCLLKSVDTRVDKILSALRPQALADHRALLISLGWPPKLISLKNGSDHITSLPNPLILMQEDKRRNYSQSFIALCALQHLQNRREERQLNSNLIKRDTQNIQLWAIDELVSPIASRMECHFTKWSEQPEYMFALAYKVTRDFISGIDDVLQPLIDKARLISCSAKDAWVSAMVQMLSGFLEKKVFRFLTERYKVKHLKPDVSSSWLHLVDLIIAFDKKMQSLLNLDTCFLAVPGSFEGLSRGVSVLSIFCNRPDWLKVWAKIEFKNAWKKLKPELIEEKAWITSKKCISGIDTEQEFLLLTVEDLKAPPIAEFFLKIIWEMIERCQTMPSSLSHAQFIRFTAGRFLWYFFKQLLFRFKATELCIDSSVDVAIVRVCGLINAARYIWIKLQEWSDVADFLEMKIVENDSSKPTQDDTMDNDCFFDEEIRSLSEMETNWLMEIIAVVLRQFEMLSWKYVQNNDSFEDDQDYTNPVEDVDLVVSNDFVEALDALDSWLHTVKISLNKKDFLDLWRSIAEGLDHYISCSIVRSENWFSKMGVYQFEADMQALIFIFQPYCARPQAFFPCINEILKLLKLKKEEVKLMQTFLSNNQNGSECLHLYGIYHLSVNQILQVLRYKIWVG from the exons ATGTTTTCGTCGAAGCTCTTGATTTCACCCATCTCTGAA GATGCTGCAACAAAACATGACAAGTTGCTTCAGGCCATAAAAGCCATGAGTGATATTGAAGAAGTATTGGTCGGTGTTGTGAAATTCCATCCTCAGTGGCATTGTCTTCTGAAGTCTGTTGACACTAGAGTAGATAAAATCTTATCTGCTCTCCGGCCACAAGCTCTTGCAGATCATCGGGCTCTTCTGATCTCTCTTGGGTGGCCACCAAAACTGATTTCATTGAAAAATGGAAGTGATCATATCACAAGCCTACCTAATCCATTAATTCTTATGCAAGAAGATAAGAGAAGAAATTACTCTCAAAGTTTTATAGCTCTTTGTGCTTTGCAGCATCTGCAAAATAGAAGGGAAGAAAGACAGCTTAATAGTAATCTTATAAAAAGAGACACGCAGAATATACAGCTTTGGGCCATTGATGAATTAGTGTCTCCTATTGCGTCAAGGATGGAATGCCATTTCACCAAATGGTCCGAGCAGCCAGAATATATGTTTGCTTTGGCGTATAAAGTTACCAGAGATTTTATTTCAGGAATAGATGATGTCTTGCAGCCTCTTATTGACAAGGCCAGGCTTATCAGTTGTAGTGCAAAGGATGCTTGGGTCTCTGCAATGGTCCAAATGCTTTCTGGCTTTCTAGAAAAGAAAGTTTTTCGGTTTCTCACTGAAAGATACAAAGTAAAGCATTTGAAGCCTGATGTATCGTCTTCATGGCTTCACCTTGTGGATCTTATCATTGCATTTGACAAAAAGATGCAATCCCTTCTCAATCTGGATACTTGTTTTTTGGCAGTTCCTGGGAGTTTTGAAGGGCTCTCAAGAGGCGTCTCAGTTCtatcaatattttgtaataGGCCTGATTGGCTGAAGGTCTGGGCAAAAATAGAGTTCAAAAATGCATGGAAGAAACTTAAACCTGAACTGATAGAGGAGAAAGCGTGGATTACTTCTAAGAAATGTATATCTGGGATTGACACTGAGCAGGAGTTTCTGCTATTGACTGTTGAGGATCTCAAAGCTCCACCTATTGCAgagttttttcttaaaattatttgggAAATGATTGAACGCTGCCAAACTATGCCATCCAGTTTATCACATGCACAATTTATTAGATTTACTGCAGGAAGATTCCTCTGGTATTTCTTTAAGCAATTACTTTTTCGGTTCAAGGCAACTGAATTGTGCATTGATAGTTCTGTTGATGTTGCCATAGTTAGAGTGTGTGGATTAATAAATGCTGCCAGATATATTTGGATTAAATTGCAAGAATGGAGTGATGTTGCGGACTTTTTGGAGATGAAAATTGTTGAAAATGATTCTAGCAAGCCCACACAAGATGATACAATGGATAATGACTGTTTTTTTGACGAAGAAATAAGAAGCTTGTCTGAAATGGAAACCAACTGGCTTATGGAAATTATAGCAGTTGTTCTTCGACAGTTTGAAATGCTATCTTGGAAGTATGTTCAAAACAATGATAGTTTTGAGGATGACCAAGATTATACAAATCCAGTAGAGGATGTTGATTTAGTAGTCTCCAATGATTTTGTTGAAGCTTTAGATGCTTTAGATAGTTGGCTTCATACTGTGAAGATAAGTCTCAATAAAAAGGATTTCTTGGATTTGTGGAGAAGCATTGCTGAGGGGCTAGATCATTACATTTCATGCAGCATCGTCAGAAGTGAGAATTGGTTCTCTAAGATGGGCGTCTATCAATTTGAAGCTGATATGCAAgcactaatttttatatttcagcCTTATTGTGCTCGCCCACAAGCATTTTTTCCTTGTATTAATGAGATTCTTAAGCTTTTGAAACTgaaaaaagaagaggtaaagctAATGCAAACATTTTTGTCCAACAATCAAAATGGATCAGAGTGTTTGCATCTTTATGGAATTTATCATCTATCAGTTaatcaaattcttcaagttcTTAGATACAAAATTTGGGTTGGTTGA